The following coding sequences are from one Leptolyngbya sp. NIES-3755 window:
- a CDS encoding hypothetical protein (similar to AA sequence:cyanobase_aa:LBDG_17740), whose translation MNWIRLAIVLFAIALILLELILRFRFGFGDPLLYIGDPEIGYLLAPNQSVKRFGNRIEINKYSMRSPNFAPEPEIGTQRILMLGDSIINGGWWTDQNDIVSEMIQRSNDRLEVLNASANSWSPRNELAYLKRFGTFHAEVIVLVINTDDLFGTQPTSLGVGRDRSYPDRKPVSAIFEVVDRYLLPARELPAELKKIHAEGGDRVGIILDAIRQIRDIANQNQAKFVLAMTPLLREITSGPRDYEITARQRLTEMTQAENIEYIDFLPVFKAESADPSTLYRDHIHLNVQGNQILSRWIQHSI comes from the coding sequence ATGAATTGGATTCGTCTCGCGATCGTACTTTTTGCGATCGCGCTTATTCTTCTAGAACTCATACTGCGATTTCGATTTGGTTTCGGTGATCCGTTGCTTTACATTGGCGATCCCGAAATTGGCTATTTACTCGCTCCAAATCAATCGGTGAAACGATTTGGGAACCGAATTGAAATTAACAAATACTCAATGCGATCGCCCAATTTTGCACCCGAACCCGAAATCGGAACTCAGCGAATTTTGATGCTTGGAGATTCGATTATTAATGGGGGATGGTGGACGGATCAGAACGATATCGTTTCAGAGATGATTCAGCGATCAAATGACCGTCTAGAAGTTCTCAATGCTTCTGCAAATTCTTGGTCGCCTCGGAATGAACTCGCCTATCTCAAGCGATTTGGAACGTTTCATGCAGAGGTCATTGTTCTGGTAATCAATACCGATGATTTATTTGGAACGCAACCGACATCGCTGGGCGTGGGACGCGATCGCAGTTATCCCGATCGCAAACCTGTGAGTGCGATTTTTGAAGTCGTCGATCGATATCTTTTACCTGCACGAGAACTGCCTGCGGAATTGAAGAAAATTCATGCTGAAGGCGGCGATCGGGTCGGCATCATCCTAGACGCGATTCGGCAAATTCGAGACATTGCGAATCAAAACCAAGCAAAATTCGTCTTAGCAATGACCCCTTTATTGCGAGAAATCACCTCCGGACCCCGCGATTACGAAATTACGGCGCGTCAGCGATTAACTGAAATGACACAAGCCGAGAACATTGAATACATCGACTTTCTACCTGTGTTCAAAGCAGAATCGGCTGATCCTTCAACGCTTTATCGCGATCACATTCATCTGAATGTCCAGGGCAATCAAATTCTCAGCCGTTGGATTCAACATTCAATTTAA
- a CDS encoding RelA/SpoT family protein (similar to AA sequence:cyanobase_aa:LBDG_13840), with amino-acid sequence MNVAASLPTIDFALPEWLRECFLKRSDDSQLDRDLICRAFEFAYQLHEGQKRASGEPYIAHPVAVAGILRDFGGSGTMIAAGFLHDVVEDTDVTPEEIEQRFGTEVRCLVDGVTKLSKFNFSSKTERQAENFRRMFLAMAQDIRVIVVKLADRLHNMRTLEHLAPEKQQRISLETREIFAPLANRLGIGNIKWELEDLAFKYLETEAYRDIQRLVSEKRADREARLSEVAEIFKRRLDQVGVQCIEVSGRPKHLYGIYQKMQRQQKGYEQIYDVAAVRIIVENNDECYRALAIVHDTFRPIPGRFKDYIGLPKSNRYQSLHTVVIGDAGRPLEVQIRTLEMHRVAEYGIAAHWKYKESGGSNAQLSSDDEKFTWLRQLLDWQNDLKDAQEYLESIKDNLFDGDVYVFTPKGEVVSLSPRSTPVDFAYRIHTEVGNHCAGAKVNGRMVPLDTQLRMGDIVEVMTQKNARPSLDWLNFVVTTGARNRIRQAYKRSHHDENVLRGRDMLEKELGKNGFEALMKSAPMLAAAERCNYHSVEDFVAAVGYGEITLNLALNRIRDAVKTQQLLSQPAPAVSDSLANDVALLPTAPRAVPAPTTTKYPIAGVEGLLHYMAGCCHPLPGESIIGVVTRSNRGIAIHRQGCPNVDAIPGDRLVPLSWNQTQHISGRAQTYPIDIQIEVIDRVGVLKDILSRLTDNNINVRNAQVKTFPDQTAVIDLGIDICDHPQLERTFAQIKKMTDVLNMRRVSQVDEA; translated from the coding sequence ATGAATGTAGCGGCATCTCTCCCAACGATTGACTTTGCTTTACCAGAATGGCTGCGTGAGTGTTTCCTCAAACGCTCCGATGACTCCCAACTCGATCGAGATTTAATCTGCCGTGCATTTGAGTTTGCCTACCAATTGCATGAGGGGCAAAAGCGGGCATCTGGCGAACCGTATATTGCTCATCCAGTTGCGGTTGCAGGAATATTGAGAGACTTTGGCGGCAGCGGTACGATGATCGCTGCTGGTTTTTTACATGATGTGGTCGAAGATACCGATGTCACTCCAGAAGAGATCGAGCAGCGCTTTGGGACTGAGGTTCGATGTTTGGTCGATGGAGTCACGAAGCTATCGAAGTTTAATTTTTCTAGTAAAACTGAGCGACAGGCAGAAAATTTCCGTCGAATGTTCCTGGCAATGGCGCAAGACATTCGTGTGATTGTGGTCAAACTTGCCGATCGACTTCACAATATGCGAACGCTTGAGCATCTTGCTCCAGAGAAACAACAACGAATCTCGCTCGAAACTCGTGAAATTTTTGCGCCGTTAGCAAACCGTTTGGGGATTGGAAATATCAAATGGGAGCTTGAAGACCTTGCATTTAAGTATCTTGAAACCGAGGCTTATCGAGATATTCAGAGATTAGTGTCGGAAAAACGTGCCGATCGAGAAGCGAGATTGAGCGAAGTGGCGGAAATCTTCAAGCGTCGGCTTGATCAAGTCGGGGTGCAGTGCATCGAAGTCAGTGGCAGACCGAAGCATCTTTACGGCATTTATCAAAAGATGCAGCGTCAGCAAAAAGGCTATGAGCAAATTTATGATGTGGCGGCTGTCCGAATTATTGTTGAGAACAATGATGAATGCTATCGCGCTTTAGCGATCGTGCATGATACCTTTCGCCCCATTCCCGGACGCTTCAAAGACTATATCGGACTTCCCAAATCGAATCGTTACCAATCGCTGCATACGGTTGTGATTGGCGATGCCGGTCGTCCTTTAGAAGTTCAGATTCGCACCCTCGAAATGCACCGCGTCGCAGAATACGGGATTGCTGCACACTGGAAATATAAAGAGTCGGGTGGTTCTAATGCTCAACTCTCTAGCGATGATGAGAAGTTCACTTGGTTGCGTCAGTTGCTCGACTGGCAAAACGATCTCAAAGATGCTCAAGAATATTTAGAAAGCATTAAAGACAATCTCTTTGATGGCGATGTCTATGTGTTCACCCCCAAAGGAGAAGTCGTTTCGCTCAGTCCTCGATCGACTCCGGTGGATTTTGCTTATCGCATTCACACTGAAGTAGGAAATCATTGTGCGGGTGCAAAAGTCAACGGTCGCATGGTTCCACTCGATACGCAACTGCGAATGGGCGACATTGTGGAAGTCATGACACAGAAGAATGCACGTCCGAGTTTGGACTGGCTAAACTTCGTCGTGACAACGGGTGCGAGAAACCGAATTCGACAAGCTTATAAGCGATCGCATCATGATGAGAATGTCTTGCGCGGTCGGGACATGCTCGAAAAAGAACTCGGCAAAAATGGCTTTGAAGCCTTGATGAAATCGGCTCCCATGTTAGCGGCGGCTGAACGATGTAACTATCACAGCGTTGAGGATTTCGTCGCTGCGGTGGGCTATGGCGAAATCACGTTGAATCTGGCACTCAATCGGATTCGAGATGCCGTCAAAACCCAACAGTTACTTTCTCAGCCTGCACCTGCTGTATCGGATAGTTTGGCGAATGATGTTGCACTGTTGCCGACTGCGCCCAGAGCCGTTCCTGCACCGACGACGACAAAATATCCGATCGCAGGTGTCGAGGGCTTGCTCCATTACATGGCAGGCTGTTGTCATCCGCTGCCTGGAGAATCGATTATCGGAGTCGTCACCCGGAGTAATCGCGGCATTGCGATTCATCGTCAAGGCTGTCCGAATGTCGATGCGATTCCGGGAGACCGTTTAGTGCCCCTAAGCTGGAATCAAACCCAACACATCTCTGGACGCGCTCAAACTTATCCGATCGACATTCAAATCGAAGTGATCGATCGAGTTGGAGTTCTGAAAGATATTCTCTCCCGACTCACCGACAACAATATCAATGTGCGAAATGCCCAAGTCAAAACCTTCCCCGATCAAACGGCAGTGATTGACCTGGGCATTGATATTTGTGACCATCCGCAGCTAGAACGTACCTTCGCTCAAATTAAGAAAATGACCGATGTGCTGAATATGCGGCGGGTCAGTCAAGTGGATGAAGCTTAG
- a CDS encoding transposase (similar to AA sequence:cyanobase_aa:MAE44500) — translation MFRSEVFESVEQVLTIVCKLQPSVKQVSKIDALLQGFSDGCNYANQTVKAGVTSKTAIQNLVYQDLREQFQLSANQAVRVCARVGANRKTAKQKSKPVKTFKPTSADYDARIFSFREKDWTVSLTLLNCREHIKIAAGNYQRGKLKGRKPTSAQLCKHRDGQYYIHIQLKDETPEPIKAKNVIGVDFGRRDIAVTSDGERWDGQPIQNVRDKFSKTRASLQAKVSKGTRTTRRRVRNILKRLSGREQRYQTWLNHNISKKVIETAKSQSAIVAIFLNLGQSL, via the coding sequence ATGTTCAGAAGTGAGGTTTTTGAATCCGTGGAACAAGTTCTGACCATAGTTTGCAAGCTTCAACCAAGCGTAAAGCAGGTGTCGAAAATCGATGCGTTGCTGCAAGGGTTCTCGGATGGCTGTAACTATGCAAATCAGACTGTTAAAGCGGGTGTAACCAGCAAAACCGCGATTCAGAATTTGGTTTATCAGGACTTGCGAGAACAGTTCCAACTCAGCGCAAATCAGGCGGTACGAGTCTGTGCGCGTGTGGGAGCGAATCGTAAGACTGCCAAACAAAAGAGCAAGCCAGTTAAGACGTTCAAGCCAACGAGCGCGGATTACGATGCTCGAATCTTCTCGTTTCGTGAGAAAGATTGGACAGTAAGCCTGACTTTGCTCAACTGTCGGGAACACATCAAGATTGCTGCTGGCAACTACCAAAGAGGCAAGCTGAAAGGACGTAAACCGACATCTGCTCAACTGTGCAAGCATCGTGACGGGCAATACTACATCCATATCCAACTTAAGGACGAAACGCCTGAACCAATCAAGGCAAAAAACGTGATCGGTGTGGACTTTGGGCGTAGAGATATTGCCGTGACCTCTGACGGAGAACGATGGGACGGTCAACCCATTCAGAACGTTAGAGACAAATTTTCCAAGACGAGAGCGTCGCTCCAAGCAAAGGTCTCGAAAGGCACAAGAACGACTCGGAGACGAGTCAGAAATATCTTGAAACGGCTGTCGGGACGTGAGCAACGCTATCAAACCTGGTTGAACCACAACATCAGCAAGAAAGTCATTGAAACTGCCAAATCTCAAAGCGCCATTGTCGCGATATTTCTAAACTTGGGGCAGTCCTTGTAA
- a CDS encoding hypothetical protein (similar to AA sequence:cyanobase_aa:Ava_4895), with protein sequence MINENPTRGQIERTIGQRLQALYRERTGQHPEKVTCQFFDEKLAIVLEQISTPAERFLVNSGRQEVAEMFRAELEEGMKAEIIALIEEIGSTSVVQLLNRTSLETGFSGLIVILKEPPSVRDPESIPKAKRRNGSERSQDEIAE encoded by the coding sequence ATGATCAACGAGAATCCGACCCGTGGACAGATCGAACGCACGATTGGGCAACGACTTCAGGCGCTTTATCGAGAGCGAACTGGACAACATCCTGAGAAAGTAACCTGTCAATTTTTTGATGAAAAACTGGCGATCGTGCTTGAACAAATTTCGACTCCGGCTGAACGATTTCTGGTAAATTCTGGACGACAGGAAGTAGCAGAAATGTTTCGGGCTGAACTCGAAGAAGGAATGAAAGCCGAAATCATTGCATTGATCGAAGAAATTGGATCAACTTCGGTGGTTCAATTACTGAATCGTACCAGTTTAGAAACGGGCTTTTCAGGATTGATTGTCATCTTGAAAGAGCCACCGAGTGTTCGCGATCCAGAGTCGATTCCGAAAGCGAAACGGCGCAATGGGAGTGAGCGATCGCAAGACGAAATTGCCGAATAG
- a CDS encoding hypothetical protein (similar to AA sequence:cyanobase_aa:LBDG_23730), producing MSIRSFLKISLISTSFFVFSPVVFSVQAAPLQLAQAARPSAEGQVNQGLTYIQQGKLNEAIAAFRDAIRINPKLAAAHYNLGLALRQAGQLQPSADAFYQATQADPKFALAYANLGAALLEGGNMKQARDYLARAIELDPRSGVAQYNFGLVLMQEKNYARAAQAFQRAAVLTPSAPEPLFQLGQANQQQGKFKEAIAAFQQAIQRNPNYVEAHYSIGLVEYYQNNLDQALAAFRKATQLNPKFANGYYAAGLVFVRQNKFADAERVLKFAKDLFTAQGNTAWAKKTDQQLQQLERIGQGKMKVR from the coding sequence ATGTCGATTCGATCGTTCTTGAAAATCAGTTTAATTTCCACCAGTTTCTTCGTGTTTTCTCCTGTTGTCTTCTCGGTTCAAGCGGCTCCCCTTCAACTGGCTCAAGCTGCTAGACCTTCGGCGGAAGGACAAGTCAATCAAGGCTTAACTTACATTCAACAAGGCAAACTGAATGAAGCGATCGCGGCGTTTCGCGATGCCATTCGGATCAATCCCAAGTTAGCAGCGGCTCACTACAATCTCGGTCTGGCGCTGCGTCAAGCAGGACAATTACAACCGTCTGCGGATGCGTTTTATCAAGCTACTCAAGCTGATCCAAAGTTTGCGTTGGCGTATGCGAATTTGGGTGCAGCATTGTTAGAAGGTGGAAACATGAAACAGGCACGAGACTATCTTGCACGGGCGATCGAGCTTGATCCACGATCGGGCGTTGCCCAGTACAATTTCGGCTTGGTGCTGATGCAGGAAAAGAACTATGCAAGAGCCGCTCAAGCCTTTCAAAGAGCCGCAGTCCTGACTCCAAGCGCTCCTGAACCGTTGTTTCAATTGGGTCAAGCGAATCAACAACAAGGCAAGTTTAAAGAAGCGATCGCGGCTTTTCAACAAGCGATTCAGCGCAATCCGAACTATGTGGAAGCGCATTATAGTATCGGATTGGTCGAATACTATCAGAACAATCTAGACCAAGCCCTGGCTGCCTTTCGCAAAGCAACTCAACTGAATCCGAAGTTTGCAAACGGGTACTATGCAGCAGGATTAGTTTTTGTGCGGCAGAACAAGTTTGCGGATGCGGAACGAGTGTTGAAATTTGCCAAAGATCTGTTCACGGCTCAAGGAAATACCGCTTGGGCGAAGAAAACGGATCAACAGTTACAGCAGCTTGAACGGATTGGACAAGGGAAGATGAAAGTGCGATAG
- a CDS encoding putative hydrolase (similar to AA sequence:cyanobase_aa:LBDG_17730), with translation MALLGIDISTYQGDVDWATVASQGVFYGFAKATEGATSRDDKFTRNWSGMRSVGIVRGAYHFFRPGRDPATQANNFLQAVQTIEPFDLPPVLDLEIDDGLSAATVIDRALQWMNIVEAKTGRKPILYTFPVFWEDKLRNPKQFAEYPLWVANFGTRSPYLPATWSRWTFHQYSESGTLRGIAGNVDLNQFNGDLDGLQRLLKGRVPLRQGCEGNVVQEMQTLLESQGFDIGTPDGDFGPKTKAQVIAFQRAKNLAADGIVGAATWAALQATKPTTPTAPTPTPTPAFPATLDLINVCKSYRGAAHQDAALKWLQSQISKPVLDDFARRWRQQ, from the coding sequence ATGGCTCTATTAGGGATAGATATCTCGACTTATCAAGGTGATGTCGATTGGGCAACTGTCGCCAGTCAAGGTGTATTCTACGGCTTTGCCAAAGCCACCGAAGGCGCAACCAGCCGCGATGACAAATTCACCCGCAACTGGTCAGGAATGCGATCGGTGGGAATTGTCCGAGGCGCATATCATTTCTTCCGCCCCGGTCGCGATCCAGCCACTCAAGCAAATAATTTTTTACAAGCGGTGCAAACGATCGAACCTTTCGATTTGCCTCCGGTGCTCGACCTCGAAATCGATGACGGATTAAGCGCGGCAACGGTGATCGATCGAGCCTTGCAATGGATGAATATTGTCGAAGCCAAAACCGGACGCAAACCAATTCTCTATACGTTTCCGGTGTTTTGGGAAGATAAATTGAGAAATCCGAAACAGTTTGCAGAGTATCCGCTGTGGGTGGCGAATTTTGGAACGCGATCGCCCTATCTTCCTGCAACTTGGAGTAGATGGACGTTCCATCAATATTCTGAATCTGGGACCCTGCGGGGCATTGCTGGCAACGTCGATTTGAATCAATTCAATGGCGATTTGGATGGATTACAAAGATTATTGAAAGGTCGTGTTCCTTTGAGGCAAGGCTGTGAAGGGAATGTCGTTCAAGAAATGCAAACGTTACTAGAATCTCAAGGCTTTGATATTGGAACGCCCGATGGAGATTTTGGTCCGAAAACGAAAGCTCAAGTGATTGCGTTTCAGAGAGCAAAAAATTTAGCGGCAGATGGCATTGTTGGAGCAGCAACTTGGGCGGCTCTACAAGCGACAAAGCCAACCACTCCTACGGCTCCTACACCGACTCCCACTCCAGCTTTTCCAGCCACACTCGATTTAATCAATGTGTGTAAGTCTTATCGTGGCGCAGCCCATCAGGACGCAGCTTTAAAGTGGTTGCAAAGTCAAATTTCTAAACCTGTGTTGGATGATTTTGCTCGACGCTGGAGACAGCAATAG
- a CDS encoding hypothetical protein (similar to AA sequence:cyanobase_aa:LBDG_17720), whose amino-acid sequence MNYSFDGFPWWDYLNQHLFDPERPFIWNLEKFRYVHRVQKLERCWERSEVYLLEHCWRQETDEKNT is encoded by the coding sequence ATGAATTATTCTTTCGATGGCTTCCCATGGTGGGACTACTTGAACCAGCATTTGTTTGATCCGGAGCGTCCGTTTATCTGGAATCTCGAAAAGTTTCGATACGTGCATCGCGTTCAGAAATTAGAACGATGTTGGGAGCGATCGGAGGTGTATCTCCTAGAACATTGTTGGCGACAAGAAACTGACGAAAAGAATACATAA
- a CDS encoding lipase, class 2 (similar to AA sequence:cyanobase_aa:LBDG_37200): MALNPVVLVHGITDTFSLFKTMTGQLDRMGWQTHGLDLLPANGDSKLEHLAQQLANFIDVTLPAGQPFDLVGFSMGGLVSRYYVQRLGGISRVQRYVTISSPHNGTIAAYLSQRPGCVQMRPNSKFLNDLNRDVKMLDRINFTSIWTPMDSIIVPANSSVLPVGESIQIHVPLHAWMVTDKRSINLVAEALRRPVENRQAA; this comes from the coding sequence ATGGCTCTCAATCCCGTTGTGTTAGTTCATGGCATCACCGATACTTTCTCGCTGTTCAAGACGATGACTGGACAACTCGATCGAATGGGTTGGCAAACTCACGGATTGGATTTGCTACCTGCGAATGGAGATAGCAAGCTAGAACACTTAGCACAGCAGTTAGCAAATTTCATTGATGTGACATTACCTGCGGGTCAGCCGTTTGATTTGGTTGGATTCAGTATGGGTGGATTGGTGAGCCGATACTATGTTCAACGCTTAGGAGGGATCAGTCGAGTTCAACGTTATGTCACGATTTCATCACCGCACAATGGCACGATCGCGGCATATCTTTCTCAGCGTCCAGGCTGTGTTCAGATGCGACCGAATAGCAAGTTTTTGAACGATTTGAACCGAGATGTGAAGATGCTCGATCGGATTAATTTCACCTCGATTTGGACTCCGATGGATAGCATCATCGTGCCTGCAAATAGTTCAGTCTTGCCGGTGGGCGAATCGATTCAAATTCACGTGCCGCTTCATGCCTGGATGGTGACGGATAAGCGATCGATCAATCTGGTTGCTGAAGCTTTGAGAAGACCTGTGGAAAACCGTCAAGCTGCATAA